The following are encoded together in the Conger conger chromosome 11, fConCon1.1, whole genome shotgun sequence genome:
- the LOC133140532 gene encoding multicilin-like: protein MALETCRYAQFPYGGYDFQMHGSGFAIQDFVDSAVSFIPESPSLLDSSACSSGSLPLSDCSLTDFSGCTILPISSLPVSASHESLSQTPQIPSRTLPQALPQDTPLDTSQDQLFWRNLAEDHQRALGDALDANNQLCLTLNKKQEETRFLQQRNQHLKELANQAKHLASVLSRLISPGGAPALSGGLPTLPSPTKRRRLEGRPETEAEGEEVPAGEEVSRILRDVSERCRAALQEQAGAPLHSPRMHGKFQGLLTSTPERGARPRGGEEEEEEGTAFRTSVRDHCTIRTLAFPQGHAFTARTPEGGCRFRWIPS, encoded by the exons ATGGCTTTAGAAACCTGCCGCTATGCTCAATTTCCATACGGGGGCTATGACTTTCAG ATGCACGGGTCAGGGTTTGCGATCCAGGACTTCGTAGATTCTGCCGTGAGCTTCATCCCGG aATCCCCCTCCCTGCTGGACTCCAGTGCCTGCTCCAGTGGCAGTCTTCCGCTCTCTGACTGCAGTCTGACGGACTTCTCAGGATGCACTATTCtgcccatctcctctctcccagtctcGGCTTCTCATGAGAGCCTGTCACAAACCCCCCAAATACCCTCCCGGACCCTGCCCCAGGCCCTGCCCCAGGACACGCCTCTGGACACGTCTCAGGATCAGCTCTTCTGGAGGAATCTGGCTGAGGACCACCAGAGGGCATTAGGGGATGCCCTGGATGCCAACAACCAG CTTTGCCTCACGCTGAACAAAAAGCAGGAAGAAACAAGGTTTCTCCAGCAGCGGAACCAGCACCTGAAAGAGCTGGCCAATCAGGCCAAGCACCTGGCCTCCGTCCTCAGT AGGCTGATCAGCCCCGGTGGAGCCCCCGCACTCTCCGGGGGGCTCCCCACCCTGCCCAGCCCCACCAAGAGACGCAGGCTGGAGGGCCGGCCGGAGACAGAGGCGGAGGGCGAGGAGGTGCCCGCGGGGGAGGAGGTGAGCCGGATCCTGAGAGACGTTTCGGAGCGCTGCCGGGCCGCCCTGCAGGAGCAGGCCGGAGCTCCGCTGCACAGCCCCCGGATGCACGGAAAGTTCCAGGGCCTGCTGACGTCCACGCCGGAGAGAGGCGCGCGCCCGCGGgggggcgaggaggaggaggaggaaggcacGGCCTTCAGGACCTCCGTCAGggaccactgcaccatccgaaCCCTGGCCTTCCCCCAGGGACACGCCTTCACTGCCCGCACCCCGGAGGGGGGCTGCCGCTTCCGCTGGATCCCCAGCTAG
- the LOC133140533 gene encoding cyclin-O: protein MDRFLSTTPVAADCFQLLGVTSLLIASKQVEVFSPRISQLLALCCDAFAKDQLCNLERIVLTRLSFRLATPTMAFFLHYFTQHRLAQNSSGGPGHSDAVRCWSLARRICELSLADYAFNRYRPSVLAACAVRLAERLLGVAPTAEAGEEEEDEEEGRCTRNLRLLVSLNQEVLRTMAEL from the exons ATGGACCGCTTTCTGTCCACCACGCCGGTCGCGGCAGACTGTTTTCAGCTACTGGGGGTTACATCGCTCCTGATCGCCAGTAAACAG GTCGAGGTCTTTTCCCCCCGGATCTCCCAGCTTCTGGCGCTGTGCTGCGACGCCTTCGCCAAAGATCAGCTATGCAACCTGGAGCGCATCGTCTTAACCCGGCTGAGCTTCCGCCTGGCCACGCCAACGATGGCCTTCTTTCTCCACTACTTCACCCAGCACAGACTGGCACAAAACAGCTCCGGGGGACCGGGGCACAGCGACGCAGTCAGGTGCTGGAGCCTGGCGCGGAGAATCTGCGAGCTCAGCCTGGCGGACTATGCGTTCAACCGTTACCGCCCGTCGGTGCTGGCTGCCTGCGCCGTGAGACTGGCGGAGCGTCTGCTGGGGGTGGCCCCCACGGCCGAggctggggaggaagaggaggacgaggaagaGGGACGCTGCACTCGCAATCTGCGGCTGCTGGTCTCCTTGAACCAGGAGGTTCTGCGCACCATGGCGGAACTGTGA